The genomic segment GGCAAACAGTACAACCGGGAAACACTGGAGATCCGCTACAAGGGGCACACGATCGCCGAGGTGCTCGCCATGACGGTCAACCAGGCGCACCAGTTTCTGCGCGGCATCGCCACCCTGCGCGAGCGTCTGCAGACCTTGATCGACGTGGGGCTGGGCTACATCCAACTCGGCCAAGCCGGCACCACCCTCTCCGGCGGGGAGGCCCAGCGCATCAAACTGGCCCGGGAACTGAGCCGCAAGGCCACCGGTCAGACGGTCTACATCCTGGATGAGCCCACCACCGGACTGCACATCGACGATGTCCGCAAACTGCTGGAGGTTCTGGATCGGCTGGTGACCGCCGGCAACACCGTGATCGTCATCGAACACAACCTCGATGTGATCAAGTGCGCCGACCACGTCGTCGACCTGGGGCCCGAAGGCGGCGAGGAGGGCGGGCAGGTGCTGGCCAGCGGCCCGCCCGAGGCCATCGCCGCCAACCCCGCCTCCCAGACGGGAAGGTATTTACGGAAGGTGCTCACCCCCGCCGCCGGGGGCTGACGATCGTTCGGGAGCCGCGCCCGGGAATCGGACGCGAGAAGCTAAAATGGGGCGGCACCCTGTGGATGCCGCCCCATTTTTGGGGTGGGTGCTGTACGGTCAACGATCAGTGGGCGCCCAAAAGACCCGCAATCGCACCAGCCTGGGGATGCGCGTAGATCAGGATCAAAGAGATGACCAGCGCATAGATACACAGGGACTCGATCATGGCGAGACCGATCAGCATGGTGACCGTGACCTTGCCCGAAGACTCGGGATTGCGGGCAATGCCTTCCACGGCGGATTTCAACCCCATCCCCTGGCCGATGCCGCAACCAAAAGCTGCAATTGCGATCCCGAAACCGGCGGCCGTCACACAAGCGATAAAAAACTGCAAGGCTCCTGCTTCCATACTCTCTTCTACCTCCTCTTTAAGTTAGGTTACCTGGCTTCTTCCATTTCCCATTAATGAAAACCAGTTTATGAAAATTGGCCCTATCCGCGAAAATCAGTGTGCGTGCTCCATGGCACCGGTGAAGTACATCACCGAAAGCAGGAAAAACACGAACGCCTGCACCAGCGCGACAAAGATACCCAGCGCCATGATCGGCAGCGGGGCGAAAAATGCGCCTGCCAGGGTGAACAGGATGGCCAGCACCAGTTCATGGCCCATCATGTTGCCGAAAAGCCGGAAAGAAAGCGACAGGATGCGGGCGACATGCCCGATCACCTCGATGGGCAGAATGATGGGAATCATCCACCATACGGGCCCAAGGAAATGTTTGATGTATTTGATCCCGTGGTATTTGATCCCGATGATATGGGTGAAAACCACCACCACCAGCGCGCACGAGGCGGTGGTGTTGAGACTGGCGGTGGGCGGAAAGAACCCAGGCACCAGCCCGATCAGGTTGCAGACCAGGATATAGATGAAAACGGTGGCGACGATGGGAAAGAGCCAGCGCCCCTCCTCGCCGGTGATGTCCACCATGAACTCCTCGATGCCGGAGACGATCAGCTCGAAGAAGTTCTGCATCTTGGTGGGAATCATGCTGACACTCTTGGCGGCCGCGAGCCCCAAAAGAATCAGCAGCAGCATCACAAACCAGGTGTAAATCACCTGCGGGTAGGCATGTGCAAAATGTCCCAGACCTATAAGCTCGAACAACTTGACC from the Desulfobacteraceae bacterium genome contains:
- the atpE gene encoding ATP synthase F0 subunit C, with product MEAGALQFFIACVTAAGFGIAIAAFGCGIGQGMGLKSAVEGIARNPESSGKVTVTMLIGLAMIESLCIYALVISLILIYAHPQAGAIAGLLGAH
- the atpB gene encoding F0F1 ATP synthase subunit A; amino-acid sequence: MEHPYLFLVKLFELIGLGHFAHAYPQVIYTWFVMLLLILLGLAAAKSVSMIPTKMQNFFELIVSGIEEFMVDITGEEGRWLFPIVATVFIYILVCNLIGLVPGFFPPTASLNTTASCALVVVVFTHIIGIKYHGIKYIKHFLGPVWWMIPIILPIEVIGHVARILSLSFRLFGNMMGHELVLAILFTLAGAFFAPLPIMALGIFVALVQAFVFFLLSVMYFTGAMEHAH